The following is a genomic window from Amycolatopsis sp. BJA-103.
AATGCCTCAGGCCGTGCGGCCCCATGTCGTTCGCGCCCGGCACCGAGCCGACGGCGTCATGGACGACCCGGCGGGCCGCCCGCGGATCGAGCCTGCCTCCCCGTGCGCCCAGGAAGAGCGCGGCTTCGGTCTGCCCTTTGGTTTCGACGGCGAGCTTTCCCCTGCCCTCGTCCAGCCACACCCGCAGGGTCGCTTCGGCGGGGACGCCGAACGGCACGACGCGTTCCTTGCCGCCCTTGCCCAGCACGAGCACGACACGGCGGGAGAAGTCGACGTCGCCCGTATCCAGTCCGCACAGTTCCGAGACCCGCACACCGGTCGCGTAGAGCAGTTCCACGATGGCACTGTCCCTCAAGGCCACCGGGTCCCGCTGTTCGGCACCGGCGGCTGAGAAGCGCATGACCTCACTCGCTTGCTCCGCCCGGAGGACCCCGGGGAGCTTGCGGTGCGCGCGCGGCGCCACCAGCCTGCCGCCCGGATCGGACGCGAGCGCCCCGCCTCGATGAGCCCACGCGGTGAAGGTGCGGGCCGCCGCCGCGCGCCTGGCCAGCGTCGTCCGGCTGGCCCCTTCTTCGCGTTGCCGGGCCAGCCAGCCACGCAGCGTCCCGATGTCGAGATCCTCGAACCGGCCGCCGTTCCCGTCCACGAAGCCCGTCAGCGACACCACATCGCCGAGATAGGCACGCACCGTATGCGCGGACAGCCCGCGTTCGAGGGAGAGGTGCCGCTCGTAGTCGTCGATCAGCTTCCGGACAGGCTCCGGCAGCGCCGCACGGGCGGCGCGCAGATCGGGTCTGCGGGCGCGTTTTCCCGTGCCGTGGGGACCTTCGGTCGACGGCATGCCGATCACGCTGCGCGATGTACGGCGGATGGTCAAGTATCGCCGCACCCTGTTGTGGTGTCCGTGGTCGGATCGTGCCGGGATGGCGTCTCGGGTGTAGGCCAGTCAGGTCTTGGCGATCCGTCTTCGCCACCCTGCGTCACCCCTTTCCGCGAAGCCGTCGAGTTCCAGTTCGGGAAGCAGCGCGCGGACGCGTTCGACCGGGACGCCGGATTCGGCGGCGATCCGTTCCTCGGGCCTCGCCGACCGTTCGGACAGGGCGTCGTGGACTCGCAGCGCCTCCGGGCCGAGCCGATCGGTGCGGCGGCGCGGTTTCGACGGATCCGCGACGGGCTGCCCGAGCCGCCCGGCCGTCTCGAGGATCTCGTCGACCGAGGTCACCAGTGTTGCCTCGCCTTCGCGAATCAGCGCGTGGCAGCCGGCGGACATCCCGGACGACACCGGCCCCGGCATCGCCATCACGACCTTGCCCAGTGCCCCGGCCGTACCGGCGGTGTTCCGCGCGCCGCTGCGCCTGCCCGCCTCGACCACGACCGTCCCTTCGGTGAGCGCCGCGATGAGCCTGTTCCGGACGAGGAAGCGATGCCGGGCGGGCGAGGTTCCCGGCGGGTACTCGCTGACCACCGCGCCGGTCTTCCCGATGGTGCGCAACAAGGTCGTGTGCTGGGCCGGGTAGCCGGCATCGATTCCGCAGCCGAGCAGGGCGACCGTGGTGCCGCCCGCGCTCAGCGCACCCCGGTGGGCCGCGCCGTCGATGCCGTACGCCGCCCCCGAGAACACCGGGATTCCCCTGCTTGCCAGGTGATAGCCCATCTCGGCCGCGCAGTGCTCGCCGTACTCGGTCGCCGCGCGGGCGCCGACGATCGCGATCGCCTGGTCCACCGCCTCGTCGAGCCTGGCCGGGCCGCGGACCCACAACGCCAGCGGGGGCGCCGTCCCGGAGACGCCCCTGTTCTGGGCGACGGCCAGCGAAAGCAGCGGCCAGGCAGGCCATTCGCCGTCTTCCGGGATCACGAGCCGGGTCTCGCCGACGGCCGCCCGCTCCAGATCACGCTCGGCGTAGTCGTGCGCTCGCCGCGCGGCCGTCTCGTCGCGCACCTTCGGCGGGCACTCGGCCAGCCGCACCCGTTCCGCGGCAAGGACCGGGCCGTGTTCACCGACGAAATCGGCCAAGGCGGGTGCCGGGGGCTCGGCCACGCGCAGCAGGTACGACCGCGCGATCCGTTCGGCCTCGAATTCACTCATCCGGATGACCTCTCCCGAAAGTTCAGGGCGGCCGCGACCTCGTCCGCCTCCGGACTCTCGGCGCCTTTCAGATCGGCGAGCGTCCAAGCGATGCGAAGGCAACGGTCAGCGCCGCGCGCGGTGATCGCACCCCGCTCGAGCGCCCGGTCCAGCAACGCAGTGACCTGCGGTGGCAGGGCGAACTCGCGGCGCAGTGCCGGGCCGGGCACTTCCGCGTTCGTCGGCCAGCCCTGTTCCGCCCAGCGTTTTCCGGCTCGCTCGCGAGCCTCCAGCACCCGTTCCCGGACGGCCGCCGACGGTTCGGGCGGCTCGCTCAGGTGTGCGCTGAGCGCGGAAAGTGGCCGCAGCCGAACCCGCAAATCCACTCGATCGAGTAACGGGCCGGACAGCCTGCCCAAGTACCGCCGGCGCGCGGCCGCCGAGCACGTGCAATCGGCGTCCTTCGCCGGTGCGCAAGGACAGGGGTTGGTCGCCAGCACCAACTGGAAACGTGCCGGGTACCGCACGGCGCCTTTGACCCTCGCGATCCGCACTTCGCCCTCTTCGAGCACCGTGCGCAGCGACTCCAGCCGTTCCGGGCCGAACTCGCAGACCTCGTCGAGGAACAGGATTCCCCGGTGCGCTCTGCTGATCGCCCCGGGCACGGCCAGCCCGCTGCCCCCGCCGATCAGGGCGGGCACGCTGATCGAATGATGCGGCGCGACGAACGGCGGCACGGTGACCAGCGGTGCGGACCGGGAGAGCGAACCGTCGATCGAATGGACCGCGGTGACCTGTAACGACTCTTCCGCGGTCAGCCGCGGAAGGAGGCCCGGAAGGCGTTTCGCGAGCATCGTCTTGCCCACCCCGGGAGGGCCGGTCATCAGCAGGTGATGCCCGCCCGCCGCGGCCACTTCCAGTGCCCACCGCGCTTCCGGCTGTCCCACGACGTCGACGAGATCGGGAACCCGAGGCGGCTCCTGGTCGGCGAAGGGCTCGGGCCGGGCAAGTTCCCCTTCACCCTTGAGCCAGTCCACGAAGTCGCTCAGCCGGGCCACCCCGCCGACCTCCAGACCGTCCACGAGAGCGGCTTCGAACAGCGACTCGGCGGGGACGACCGCCCGCCGGTACCCGGCGTTGCGCGCCGCCAGCAATCCCGGCAGCACCCCGCGGACGGCCCGCACCCTGCCGTCGAGGGCGAGTTCGCCGAGCAGCACGGTGTTCAGCAGCTTCGTGGCCGGAACCGCTCCCGTCGCCGCCAGGACCGCCGCCGCGATGCCCAGGTCGTAGCCGGATCCCACCTTCGGCAGGTTCGCCGGGGACAGGCCGAGGATCACTCGTTCGTCGGGCCAGGTCTGCTGCGAGTTGCGGACGGCGGACCGGACGCGGTCCTTCGCCTCCTTCAACCCGGTGTCGGGCAGCCCCACCATCGTCACCTTCGGCGACCCGCCGCCGATGTCGGCCTCGATCTCGATCATCTTGCCGTCGACGCCGAGGAGCGCGACGGACCAGGCCTTCGCCAGCGCCATTCAGAACGCCGCCTTGATATGCCGGACATGCGGCTGGGCTCCGGGCCTGGCGACGATCGCGACGATGTCGTAGCGGACGGAGCACCAGCGGAGCATGAACGTGCGCTGCCACTGGTGCGCGAGACGGCGGATGCGATCCGCCTTGTCCGGGGTCACCGCCTCGGCGGGGCTGCCGAAGCCCACTCCCGTCCTGGTCTTCACCTCGCAGAAGATCAGGCGTTTCCTGTCCGTCGCGACAAGGTCCAGTTCGCCGTCGCGGCAACGCCAGTTGCGGCTCAGGACGACGTAGCCCGCCTTCTCCAGATGCCGGACCGCGAGTTCTTCTCCCCAGCGCCCCAGCTCGATGTGCGGC
Proteins encoded in this region:
- the dprA gene encoding DNA-processing protein DprA, which encodes MSEFEAERIARSYLLRVAEPPAPALADFVGEHGPVLAAERVRLAECPPKVRDETAARRAHDYAERDLERAAVGETRLVIPEDGEWPAWPLLSLAVAQNRGVSGTAPPLALWVRGPARLDEAVDQAIAIVGARAATEYGEHCAAEMGYHLASRGIPVFSGAAYGIDGAAHRGALSAGGTTVALLGCGIDAGYPAQHTTLLRTIGKTGAVVSEYPPGTSPARHRFLVRNRLIAALTEGTVVVEAGRRSGARNTAGTAGALGKVVMAMPGPVSSGMSAGCHALIREGEATLVTSVDEILETAGRLGQPVADPSKPRRRTDRLGPEALRVHDALSERSARPEERIAAESGVPVERVRALLPELELDGFAERGDAGWRRRIAKT
- a CDS encoding YraN family protein, whose protein sequence is MTSTAEQPSAGAPHIELGRWGEELAVRHLEKAGYVVLSRNWRCRDGELDLVATDRKRLIFCEVKTRTGVGFGSPAEAVTPDKADRIRRLAHQWQRTFMLRWCSVRYDIVAIVARPGAQPHVRHIKAAF
- a CDS encoding tyrosine recombinase XerC, with product MPSTEGPHGTGKRARRPDLRAARAALPEPVRKLIDDYERHLSLERGLSAHTVRAYLGDVVSLTGFVDGNGGRFEDLDIGTLRGWLARQREEGASRTTLARRAAAARTFTAWAHRGGALASDPGGRLVAPRAHRKLPGVLRAEQASEVMRFSAAGAEQRDPVALRDSAIVELLYATGVRVSELCGLDTGDVDFSRRVVLVLGKGGKERVVPFGVPAEATLRVWLDEGRGKLAVETKGQTEAALFLGARGGRLDPRAARRVVHDAVGSVPGANDMGPHGLRHSAATHLLEGGADLRSVQELLGHATLATTQLYTHVTVDRLKAIHDRAHPRAR
- a CDS encoding YifB family Mg chelatase-like AAA ATPase, with the translated sequence MALAKAWSVALLGVDGKMIEIEADIGGGSPKVTMVGLPDTGLKEAKDRVRSAVRNSQQTWPDERVILGLSPANLPKVGSGYDLGIAAAVLAATGAVPATKLLNTVLLGELALDGRVRAVRGVLPGLLAARNAGYRRAVVPAESLFEAALVDGLEVGGVARLSDFVDWLKGEGELARPEPFADQEPPRVPDLVDVVGQPEARWALEVAAAGGHHLLMTGPPGVGKTMLAKRLPGLLPRLTAEESLQVTAVHSIDGSLSRSAPLVTVPPFVAPHHSISVPALIGGGSGLAVPGAISRAHRGILFLDEVCEFGPERLESLRTVLEEGEVRIARVKGAVRYPARFQLVLATNPCPCAPAKDADCTCSAAARRRYLGRLSGPLLDRVDLRVRLRPLSALSAHLSEPPEPSAAVRERVLEARERAGKRWAEQGWPTNAEVPGPALRREFALPPQVTALLDRALERGAITARGADRCLRIAWTLADLKGAESPEADEVAAALNFRERSSG